A part of Tachysurus vachellii isolate PV-2020 chromosome 4, HZAU_Pvac_v1, whole genome shotgun sequence genomic DNA contains:
- the znf648 gene encoding zinc finger protein 648, with amino-acid sequence MAENSNSLKPDIFNDKAYVSKRSIRKTLINKIRYIPIERELTTNAKVSPSPAGSDSDMNPVGCDAQQEMNECKNVIENQKFGSEPEEVSSFASLRLKLEEDWTEFELAPAPETQQDTTVDKNKNVAKQSREHEPNSEPKQTGKPHYVFTAMKKRSIEGDAENRPYKCPYCSWAFKKSSNLLSHMETHSGLKPHVCELCGKAYAHQGTLQQHKRLHTGERPYSCPFCDKTYTWSSDHRKHIRTHTGEKPYICTECGKEFVRSSDLRKHERNMHTNNKPFLCRACGKTFNKPLALLRHERTHLGERPFICPDCGKTFALPSRLAEHQKVHSGLRPYVCPICTKAFTKSSNLTEHLSVHTGFRPHTCAECGVSFAMPSRLLRHQRTHAARRLQQALQPPL; translated from the coding sequence atgGCAGAAAATTCTAACAGCTTGAAGCCAGACATCTTCAACGATAAAGCTTATGTGTCAAAAAGAAGCATCAGAAAGaccttaattaataaaatacggTATATACCAATAGAGAGGGAACTCACCACTAATGCTAAGGTCTCACCATCTCCTGCTGGCAGTGACAGTGACATGAATCCAGTGGGCTGTGATGCACAGCAGGAAATGAAtgagtgtaaaaatgttattgaGAACCAGAAGTTTGGATCTGAGCCTGAGGAAGTGTCCAGCTTTGCCAGCCTGAGGCTGAAACTTGAGGAAGACTGGACTGAATTTGAGTTGGCACCAGCTCCAGAAACACAACAGGACACCACAGTAGATAAGAATAAGAATGTAGCAAAGCAATCCAGGGAACATGAGCCAAATTcagaaccaaaacaaacaggcaaGCCACATTATGTTTTCACAGCTATGAAGAAGCGGAGCATAGAGGGAGATGCAGAAAATCGCCCTTACAAATGCCCTTACTGCAGCTGGGCCTTCAAGAAATCCAGCAACCTACTGAGCCACATGGAGACGCACAGCGGGCTGAAGCCACACGTGTGCGAGCTGTGCGGAAAAGCTTACGCACATCAGGGCACCCTGCAGCAGCACAAGCGGCTACACACAGGTGAGCGGCCCTACAGCTGCCCCTTCTGCGATAAGACCTACACATGGTCCTCTGACCATCGCAAGCACATCcgcacacacactggtgagaaGCCATACATATGCACAGAGTGTGGCAAGGAATTTGTGCGCTCGTCGGACCTGCGCAAGCACGAGCGCAACATGCACACCAACAACAAGCCATTTCTGTGCCGTGCATGTGGCAAGACCTTTAACAAACCTCTAGCATTGCTACGGCATGAGCGTACACATCTGGGTGAGCGGCCTTTCATCTGTCCAGACTGTGGCAAAACCTTTGCCCTTCCTTCCCGCCTGGCTGAGCACCAGAAAGTCCACAGTGGTTTGCGGCCTTACGTCTGTCCCATCTGCACAAAAGCCTTCACTAAGTCCTCAAACCTGACTGAACACCTAAGTGTGCACACCGGTTTCCGTCCACACACGTGTGCCGAGTGCGGTGTGTCTTTTGCCATGCCCTCACGCCTGCTACGGCACCAGCGCACACATGCAGCTCGACGACTGCAGCAGGCCCTTCAGCCACCGCTTTAA